One genomic segment of Motacilla alba alba isolate MOTALB_02 chromosome 1A, Motacilla_alba_V1.0_pri, whole genome shotgun sequence includes these proteins:
- the ASCL4 gene encoding achaete-scute homolog 4: MDSTKDDDKLLKRIAFPGAVSLANSHMHPHGVPQREPFGVPFHLDPSYWEQAYSGHTGHISYIPFSGYMGIYDYSFEPAFIRKRNERERQRVRCVNEGYMRLREHLPKEFADKRLSKVETLRAAISYIKHLQSLLDCHPLGSSSKETLSAKESRGTPSPASLRECNSDGESKTSSASSPYSEFEEMGS, from the coding sequence ATGGACAGCACTAAAGACGATGATAAACTACTGAAGAGGATTGCAtttccaggagctgtgtccctggctaACAGCCACATGCACCCCCATGGGGTACCCCAGAGAGAGCCCTTTGGGGTTCCCTTCCACCTGGACCCATCTTACTGGGAGCAAGCCTATAGTGGGCACACAGGTCACATCTCCTACATCCCATTTTCTGGCTACATGGGCATCTATGACTATTCCTTCGAGCCTGCCTTCATTCGGAAGAGGAATGAGAGGGAGAGGCAGCGGGTGCGCTGCGTCAACGAGGGCTACATGCGCCTGAGGGAGCACCTGCCCAAGGAATTCGCCGACAAGCGCCTCAGCAAAGTGGAGACCCTGAGAGCTGCAATAAGCTACATCAAACACCTGCAGAGCTTGCTGGACTGCCATCCCTTAGGCTCTTCCAGTAAGGAAACACTCTCTGCCAAGGAGAGCCGAGGAACTCCCAGTCCAGCTTCTCTGCGGGAGTGCAACAGTGATGGAGAGTCCAAAACTTCTTCAGCATCATCTCCCTACAGTGAATTTGAGGAGATGGGCAGCTAG